The Ramlibacter sp. PS4R-6 nucleotide sequence TGCCTTGGCGGCCGTTAAGCATTTCACCTACCGCGCCCGTGCGCCCCCCGCCCAGAATCACTGCAACACACAAGCACACCAGAGGAGTCGCCATGAACGCCATCACCCGCACGCTGGTCAAGAACCTCGTCGTCGCCGCCACGCTGGGCCTGGCCGCGCTGGCCACCTGGGCCGTGACCGAGTCGCAGGCGCCGGCCATCGAAACCTCGGCGCAACGCTGACCCCGCGCGCCCGTCGGGGCGCGGTTGCTAAGATCGCCGCCAGGAGGCTGCGGGGGAGTGCCCGCCTGGCATGACATTCATCTGGATCGTGATCGCGACCCTCGCGGCGGGGATCGGCAGCGTGTGGCTGGCCGCGGGCCTCGCGCGCATCGGCATGATGGCCGCCGATGACGGGCGCGCCACCTACGTCGGGCCTCACCACCTCCTCAGCCTCGCGGCGGGCGCGCTGCTCGCCACCGCGTTCATGCAGTTGCTGCCCGAGGCCTTCGAAAGCAATGCCCGCGCGCACGCGCTGTTCACCACGCTGCTGGTGGGCCTCGTCTTCTTCTTCCTGCTGGACAAGGCGGAGCTGTGGCACCACGGCCATGAGCACCACCACGAGCATGGCGAACACGACCATCACCACCACCATGACCACGACGAGCCGCGTTCGGGGGCATGGGCCGTGCTCACGGGCGACAGCCTGCACTGCTTCGGCGACGGCGTGATGATCGCGTCGGCTTTCGTCGCGCATCCGCGGCTGGGGTGGGCGGCGGCGCTCGCGGTGCTGGCGCACGAAGTGCCGCACCACATCGGCGACCTGGCGGTGGTGCGCATGACCAGCGCGAGCCGCCGCGTCGCGCTGGTGAAGGTGTCGCTCGCGGGCGCCGTGACGGTGCTCGGCGGCGTGGCCGGCTACCTGGTGCTGGACCACGTGCGCGGCGCGCTGCCTTACTTCCTGGTGGTCGCCAGCAGCAGCTTCATCTACGTCGCGCTGGCGGACCTGATCCCGCAGCTGCAGCGGCGCCTGTCCTCACGCGAGACGATCGTGCAGGTCGCCTGGCTGCTGGTGGGCATCGCGATGGTCACCCTCGCGAGCCAAATCGCGCATCAATAGCGGTACGGGTTGTAGGGCGAGCGGTCGAAGCGGTCCGGCACGCCATCGCGGTCGCGGTCGCGGTACGCGTAGTGGCCGTGCGCGGGACGCCAGTGGCCCGGCACCCACACGTGGCCGTTGCCCTGCCATTCCCAATGGCCTTGCACCCAGGTGCGCTCGGCACGCACCGGTTGGTACACCACCACCGGCGCGGGCACCGCGTAGACCGGCATGCCGATCTGCACATCCACGGTGGTGCGCGCCGCGGCGGTGCCGGCGAATGCAGCC carries:
- a CDS encoding ZIP family metal transporter, producing the protein MTFIWIVIATLAAGIGSVWLAAGLARIGMMAADDGRATYVGPHHLLSLAAGALLATAFMQLLPEAFESNARAHALFTTLLVGLVFFFLLDKAELWHHGHEHHHEHGEHDHHHHHDHDEPRSGAWAVLTGDSLHCFGDGVMIASAFVAHPRLGWAAALAVLAHEVPHHIGDLAVVRMTSASRRVALVKVSLAGAVTVLGGVAGYLVLDHVRGALPYFLVVASSSFIYVALADLIPQLQRRLSSRETIVQVAWLLVGIAMVTLASQIAHQ